The following are from one region of the Salvia hispanica cultivar TCC Black 2014 chromosome 1, UniMelb_Shisp_WGS_1.0, whole genome shotgun sequence genome:
- the LOC125201914 gene encoding protein trichome berefringence-like 7, whose product MMMVVLPNEKMNSFSRSLSSKVKQRAAYVSRVFRALVIIGSLVCFMLAIGCGYMYVLPNIAHALHDREYGFSIDACDVFDGKWVMDDRYPLYNVSECPFVEQGFNCLANGRVDDDYLKWRWKPKHCDIPRVNVQLTLEILRNKRVVFVGDSMSRTQWESLICLLMSGLEDKESVYEVNDNIITKQVRYLGVRFSSFNFTIEFYRSVFLVQHNWAPRNAPKNVRSALLLDKLDDISKEWINSDVLVFNSGQWWVPGKLFGTGCYFQVGESLKLEMTIGTAFRTALQTWSSWVDSMINPEKTQIFFRTFEPSHWRNLTLRQCNVSKLPLPDSVGKDLSPFSDAVFEVVNGMVAPVTVLHVTPMSAFRSDAHVGTWSDRPSLSDCSHWCLPGVPDIWNEILIAYMFGKVKAHDV is encoded by the exons ATGATGATGGTGGTGCTTCCCAATGAGAAGATGAATAGTTTCAGTAGGAGTCTTTCCTCTAAAGTTAAACAAAGGGCTGCATATGTTTCACGGGTTTTTCGTGCTTTGGTTATTATTGGATCACTAGTTTGTTTCATGTTGGCCATTGGTTGCGGATACATGTATGTTCTGCCAAATATTGCACATGCTTTACATGATCGTGAGTACGGATTCTCCATAGATGCTTGTGATGTATTTGACGGAAAATGGGTGATGGATGACCGCTACCCCTTGTATAACGTCTCAGAGTGCCCTTTTGTAGAGCAAGGattcaattgcttagctaATGGTAGAGTGGATGACGATTATCTCAAGTGGAGGTGGAAGCCAAAACACTGTGACATTCCAAGAGTTAACGTGCAGCTCACTTTGGAGATACTCCGAAATAAGAGAGTTGTTTTTGTTGGTGACTCTATGAGTAGAACTCAGTGGGAATCTCTGATATGTTTGCTAATGTCTGGATTGGAAGACAAGGAAAGTGTTTATGAAGTCAATGACAACATCATAACAAAGCAAGTTAGGTATTTAGGTGTACGGTTCAGTTCTTTCAACTTCACCATTGAGTTTTATCGATCAGTTTTCCTTGTGCAACACAATTGGGCACCAAGAAATGCACCAAAGAATGTTAGATCAGCATTGTTGCTGGACAAATTAGATGATATCAGTAAAGAGTGGATCAACTCAGATGTTCTGGTTTTTAACTCTGGTCAGTGGTGGGTTCCTGGGAAGCTTTTTGGGAC GGGGTGCTATTTTCAGGTTGGTGAATCACTTAAACTTGAAATGACAATTGGTACGGCCTTCCGAACAGCATTGCAGACTTGGTCATCTTGGGTGGACAGTATGATTAACCCAGAAAAGACACAAATCTTCTTCCGAACTTTTGAACCGTCTCACTGGAG GAATCTTACTCTGCGGCAATGCAATGTGAGTAAGTTACCTCTTCCAGATAGCGTAGGAAAGGATTTAAGTCCATTCTCTGATGCGGTGTTTGAGGTTGTGAATGGTATGGTCGCACCTGTGACTGTTCTTCATGTAACTCCCATGTCAGCATTCCGAAGTGATGCACACGTGGGGACGTGGAGTGACCGACCATCTCTATCTGATTGTAGCCACTGGTGTCTACCCGGAGTACCTGACATATGGAATGAAATACTCATTGCTTATAtgtttggtaaagtaaaagcaCATG ATGTTTGA
- the LOC125219020 gene encoding uridylate kinase, with the protein MTIPTTFSRPISSFNSITSPSFCFFKPNFISAATSSNYQRLVVSCCAAEEGLSSRQPQISSIPMPPYSVALNGSSTQKSTYKWRRVLLKVSGEALAGDRTQNIDPKITMSIAREVASVTRLGIEVAIVVGGGNIFRGASWTGSSGLDRSSADYIGMLATVMNAIFLQATMESIGIPTRVQTAFRMSEVAEPYIRRRAVRHLEKGRVVIFAAGTGNPFFTTDTAAALRSAEINAEVVLKATNVDGVYDDDPRFNPNARLLETLTYQDVTSKELSVMDMTAITLCQENNIPVVVFNLNKPGNISKAIRGENVGTLIGGTQR; encoded by the exons ATGACGATTCCGACCACTTTCAGCCGGCCAATTAGCTCTTTCAATTCCATCACTTCGCCCTCTTTCTGTTTCTTTAaacctaattttatttctGCGGCCACCTCCTCCAATTATCAGCGTTTGGTTGTTAGTTGCTGTGCTGCTGAAGAGGGTCTCTCCTCGAG GCAACCGCAGATTTCATCTATACCTATGCCTCCTTATAGTGTAGCATTAAATGGTAGTAGCACACAGAAATCCACATATAAATGGCGTCGGGTGTTGCTGAAAGTAAGTGGGGAGGCACTTGCTGGTGACCGAACTCAAAATATCGACCCAAAG ATAACAATGTCTATTGCAAGGGAGGTTGCATCTGTTACTCGGCTTGGTATTGAG GTTGCAATTGTTGTTGGTGGTGGGAATATCTTTCGTGGGGCTTCTTGGACAGGGAGCAGTGGCCTTGATCGCTCTTCTGCCGATTACATCGG GATGTTAGCAACGGTCATGAATGCAATATTCTTGCAAGCTACAATGGAGAGCATCGGCATCCCAACAAGAGTCCAGACAGCTTTTCGCATGTCAGAAGTTGCGGAGCCCTATATACGAAGACGAGCTGTCAGACATTTAGAGAAAGGAAGAGTTGTAATTTTTGCAGCCGGAACTGGGAATCCCTTCTTCACAACAGATACTGCTGCAGCCCTTCGCAGTGCAGAGA TTAATGCTGAGGTGGTGCTTAAAGCTACAAATGTTGATGGAGTATACGACGATGATCCTAGGTTCAATCCTAACGCGCGTCTGCTTGAAACTCTGACTTACCAAGACGTAACTTCAAAGGAACTGTCTGTAATGGATATGACTGCAATTACTTTGTGTCAAGAGAACAACATTCCAG TTGTGGTGTTTAATCTGAATAAACCGGGTAACATATCAAAGGCCATCAGAGGTGAGAATGTGGGCACACTGATTGGAGGAACTCAGAGATGA